A part of Pseudoliparis swirei isolate HS2019 ecotype Mariana Trench chromosome 8, NWPU_hadal_v1, whole genome shotgun sequence genomic DNA contains:
- the LOC130198443 gene encoding neuropilin and tolloid-like protein 1 isoform X1, protein MFQRCIYLFEYYVLLSDPEFNGLGELPALPYCEFELSSPEGFVESTQIAGEGRALPTEAVDCRWYIKAQPKSRIYMRFLEYEMQNSNECKRNFVAIYDGSSSVEHLKNKFCSTVANDVMLVSSVGVVRMWADEGSRKSKFRILFTTFHEPPCEAETLFCHSNMCINHTLVCNGIQNCVYPWDENHCKEKRKASILDTLDHTNITIIVVTCGLVVILLIISVIIQVKQPRKKYIIRREDFDSALLHPGFEPPHYELCTLRLAPSGDLTDAAMAEDYEKFHNLRRSSSKCIRDHHCGSFHGSVHGSRSNLSIRDANIVADEGAHPPAMVSQQSPCLPHHNTPMGRKSILVMKHSYSQDGVEGYRAEEEEEEEDSRMDEGPITSRPHMHHHQIHRGPSGLDQAVHRTLSNDL, encoded by the exons ATGTTCCaaagatgtatttatttgtttgaataTTATGTTTTGCTTTCAGATCCGGAGTTCAACGGGCTTGGGGAACTGCCAGCTCTGCCAT ATTGTGAGTTTGAGCTGAGCAGTCCGGAAGGCTTTGTGGAATCTACCCAGATAGCCGGAGAGGGCCGAGCGCTACCCACTGAGGCTGTGGACTGCAGGTGGTACATCAAGGCCCAGCCAAAATCGAGG ATCTACATGCGCTTTCTGGAGTACGAGATGCAGAACTCGAATGAGTGCAAGCGAAACTTTGTCGCCATCTACGACGGCAGCAGCTCGGTTGAGCACCTAAAGAATAAGTTCTGCTCCACGGTGGCCAACGATGTCATGCTGGTGTCCTCTGTCGGCGTGGTGAGAATGTGGGCAGATGAGGGAAGCAGGAAGAGCAAATTCAGGATCCTCTTTACAACTTTCCATGAGC CTCCGTGTGAAGCGGAAACTTTATTTTGCCATAGCAACATGTGCATCAACCACACCCTTGTCTGCAACGGTATACAGAACTGCGTTTATCCATGGGACGAGAATCACTGCAAAG AGAAGAGGAAAGCCAGTATCCTGGACACGCTGGACCACACTAACATCACTATCATTGTAGTGACCTGTGGCCTGGTTGTCATCCTGCTCATCATCTCCGTCATCATCCAGGTCAAACAGCCACGCAAGAAATACATCATCCGCAG AGAGGACTTTGACTctgccctcctccaccccggTTTTGAGCCCCCTCACTACGAGCTCTGCACTTTGCGCCTTGCCCCGTCCGGCGATCTGACCGATGCCGCCATGGCCGAGGACTACGAGAAGTTCCACAATCTCCGCCGCTCCTCTTCCAAGTGCATCCGTGACCACCACTGCGGCTCCTTCCATGGCAGCGTGCACGGCAGCCGCAGTAACCTGAGCATTAGGGATGCCAACATCGTGGCTGACGAGGGGGCTCACCCGCCGGCGATGGTGAGCCAGCAGTCACCGTGCCTCCCCCACCACAACACGCCGATGGGACGAAAGAGCATCCTGGTAATGAAGCACAGTTACTCTCAGGACGGGGTGGAGGGGTacagggcggaggaggaggaggaggaggaggattcgaGGATGGATGAAGGCCCCATCACCAGCCGGCCCCACATGCATCACCACCAGATCCACAGGGGCCCATCGGGGCTGGACCAAGCTGTCCACCGCACACTgtctaatgacctctaa
- the LOC130198444 gene encoding ATP synthase subunit C lysine N-methyltransferase-like: MSQEGPLLASAEGQLKSDVKVKKSRSRVGVIVTGLLGGSLVVLYAVAAPFIAPALRKYCLPFVPATTAQVKNVLGVLRARSGTLADIGSGDGRIVIAAAKHGFQASGFELNPWLVWYSRYMALREGVHRSTSFHISDLWKVSFAQYSNVVIFGVPQMMDQLELKLASELPCTAKVVACRFPFPTWVPEHSAGEGIDTVWVYDAKTFKNHLQHGMARMTTPEHEDKSDSHT, encoded by the exons ATGTCACAAGAGGGGCCTCTCCTGGCCTCTGCGGAGGGACAATTGAAGAGCGACGTTAAGGTGAAAAAGAGCCGGAGTCGCGTGGGCGTCATTGTCACGGGCCTGCTGGGGGGGTCGCTTGTTGTCTTGTACGCGGTGGCCGCTCCGTTTATCGCTCCCGCCCTGCGGAAGTACTGCCTCCCGTTCGTCCCGGCGACCACAGCCCAGGTGAAGAACGTCCTCGGTGTGCTGCGAGCCAGATCAGGGACCCTGGCGGACATTGGCAGTGGGGATGGGAGAATA GTGATCGCAGCGGCCAAGCACGGGTTTCAAGCGTCCGGCTTTGAGCTGAACCCCTGGCTGGTGTGGTATTCTCGCTACATGGCCTTGAGAGAGGGAGTCCACCGTTCCACCTCCTTCCATATCTCAGACCTGTGGAAG GTCAGTTTTGCTCAGTACTCCAATGTTGTCATATTTGGAGTCCCTCAAATG ATGGACCAGCTGGAGCTGAAGCTGGCAAGCGAGTTACCGTGTACAGCCAAGGTGGTGGCCTGCCGCTTTCCCTTCCCTACTTGGGTCCCTGAACATTCTGCCGGCGAGGGCATAGACACCGTGTGGGTCTACGACGCcaagacatttaaaaaccaCCTGCAACATGGAATGGCAAGGATGACAACTCCAGAACATGAGGATAAATCAGATTCACACACATGA
- the LOC130198443 gene encoding neuropilin and tolloid-like protein 1 isoform X2 — MVHKLLLPIDPEFNGLGELPALPYCEFELSSPEGFVESTQIAGEGRALPTEAVDCRWYIKAQPKSRIYMRFLEYEMQNSNECKRNFVAIYDGSSSVEHLKNKFCSTVANDVMLVSSVGVVRMWADEGSRKSKFRILFTTFHEPPCEAETLFCHSNMCINHTLVCNGIQNCVYPWDENHCKEKRKASILDTLDHTNITIIVVTCGLVVILLIISVIIQVKQPRKKYIIRREDFDSALLHPGFEPPHYELCTLRLAPSGDLTDAAMAEDYEKFHNLRRSSSKCIRDHHCGSFHGSVHGSRSNLSIRDANIVADEGAHPPAMVSQQSPCLPHHNTPMGRKSILVMKHSYSQDGVEGYRAEEEEEEEDSRMDEGPITSRPHMHHHQIHRGPSGLDQAVHRTLSNDL, encoded by the exons ATCCGGAGTTCAACGGGCTTGGGGAACTGCCAGCTCTGCCAT ATTGTGAGTTTGAGCTGAGCAGTCCGGAAGGCTTTGTGGAATCTACCCAGATAGCCGGAGAGGGCCGAGCGCTACCCACTGAGGCTGTGGACTGCAGGTGGTACATCAAGGCCCAGCCAAAATCGAGG ATCTACATGCGCTTTCTGGAGTACGAGATGCAGAACTCGAATGAGTGCAAGCGAAACTTTGTCGCCATCTACGACGGCAGCAGCTCGGTTGAGCACCTAAAGAATAAGTTCTGCTCCACGGTGGCCAACGATGTCATGCTGGTGTCCTCTGTCGGCGTGGTGAGAATGTGGGCAGATGAGGGAAGCAGGAAGAGCAAATTCAGGATCCTCTTTACAACTTTCCATGAGC CTCCGTGTGAAGCGGAAACTTTATTTTGCCATAGCAACATGTGCATCAACCACACCCTTGTCTGCAACGGTATACAGAACTGCGTTTATCCATGGGACGAGAATCACTGCAAAG AGAAGAGGAAAGCCAGTATCCTGGACACGCTGGACCACACTAACATCACTATCATTGTAGTGACCTGTGGCCTGGTTGTCATCCTGCTCATCATCTCCGTCATCATCCAGGTCAAACAGCCACGCAAGAAATACATCATCCGCAG AGAGGACTTTGACTctgccctcctccaccccggTTTTGAGCCCCCTCACTACGAGCTCTGCACTTTGCGCCTTGCCCCGTCCGGCGATCTGACCGATGCCGCCATGGCCGAGGACTACGAGAAGTTCCACAATCTCCGCCGCTCCTCTTCCAAGTGCATCCGTGACCACCACTGCGGCTCCTTCCATGGCAGCGTGCACGGCAGCCGCAGTAACCTGAGCATTAGGGATGCCAACATCGTGGCTGACGAGGGGGCTCACCCGCCGGCGATGGTGAGCCAGCAGTCACCGTGCCTCCCCCACCACAACACGCCGATGGGACGAAAGAGCATCCTGGTAATGAAGCACAGTTACTCTCAGGACGGGGTGGAGGGGTacagggcggaggaggaggaggaggaggaggattcgaGGATGGATGAAGGCCCCATCACCAGCCGGCCCCACATGCATCACCACCAGATCCACAGGGGCCCATCGGGGCTGGACCAAGCTGTCCACCGCACACTgtctaatgacctctaa